From the genome of Pukyongia salina, one region includes:
- a CDS encoding DoxX family protein — translation MGTIKTLNKWANRHTYYPLDLLRVALGVFLFYKGVYFMSNLPVLLELYEPVKPVLGDMMLVHYIAPAHFVGGALIVFGLLTRWAIIAQLPILLGAFVINFIGEMNTTNLIVSSTVLLVCIFFLFYGSGRHSVDKYLKMQK, via the coding sequence ATGGGAACAATTAAAACACTGAATAAATGGGCCAACAGGCATACCTATTATCCACTGGATCTATTGCGTGTTGCACTAGGCGTTTTCTTATTCTATAAGGGGGTTTATTTCATGTCCAATCTTCCTGTACTTCTGGAACTCTACGAACCAGTGAAACCGGTTCTCGGGGACATGATGCTGGTGCATTATATCGCTCCGGCACATTTTGTGGGTGGCGCCCTGATCGTATTCGGACTATTAACCCGATGGGCGATCATCGCGCAGTTACCAATTCTACTGGGAGCTTTCGTGATAAACTTTATTGGTGAGATGAATACTACCAATCTTATTGTATCCTCTACAGTACTCCTGGTATGTATTTTCTTTTTATTCTATGGTTCGGGCAGGCATTCAGTAGATAAGTATCTAAAAATGCAGAAATAA
- a CDS encoding VOC family protein, with protein MNQYLNKIAIVVRDYDEAIAFYVNILNFELLEDTVLSPSKRWVVVKPKGSGHCGLLLAKAANTEQKNAIGNQTGGRVFLFLYTDNIDRDYQNLIKHNVEIVREPSNESFGRVLVFADLYGNLWDLIQPT; from the coding sequence ATGAACCAATATTTAAATAAGATCGCCATAGTAGTACGTGATTACGATGAAGCCATTGCCTTTTATGTGAACATCCTAAATTTCGAACTGTTGGAGGATACAGTGTTGAGTCCGTCGAAACGATGGGTAGTTGTAAAGCCGAAAGGATCTGGCCACTGTGGATTATTGTTGGCCAAAGCAGCTAACACAGAGCAGAAAAATGCCATCGGAAACCAAACCGGGGGGCGTGTATTTCTATTTCTGTATACCGATAACATCGATAGAGACTATCAGAATTTAATAAAGCATAATGTTGAGATAGTAAGGGAACCTTCAAATGAGAGTTTTGGTAGAGTATTAGTTTTTGCCGATCTGTACGGAAATTTATGGGACCTGATTCAACCAACTTAA